The DNA window TCAAGGTTGCCAGGAGATCATGAGCTATGTAGTTGTTGGGATTCAGTGTCACGGCACGGTTCAGACTCTGTAGCGCCAAATCGTGTTGCCCTGTCTCAAGGTACACCATCCCCATATTCGTATATATTTCAGTGGGATACGGCGGTGTCAAGGTCAAAGCCTTTTGAAAGGCGAAGATTGCGCGGTCGTATGACTTGCCGTGGAGATAGCTGTTCCCAAGGTTGAAATGGGGCCGATAATGGTTTGGGGATTTTCTTGCTGCATCTTCCCAAAATGCGACAGGGTCGTTCCATAGCATGTTCCTCTCATATGTCCAGAACGAAAAGACGACCATTAATACCGTCATAGCCGCAACAACGATTTTGGGTTTGCTGAAACTCATAAATCCCACCCACGCAAGAGGCAGAAAAAACAGCATGGAAGGAAGATACACGCGATGCTCGAACATCGGTTCTATGCTGGCGGCCAAGGATTCTATCGCCATGTTCGCAAAGAACCAGATCACACAGAAGGCCACAAGCCGATGGCGTTTGGCCATAACAATTGCTCCGACCAACAGGGCAAGAAGACCAGCAAAGGAGACAAAGGTCGTAAAAGGACTAAACAGGCTGTGAGACACGGAAACATCGTGATTAAGGTTAAGCCTTGCCGGGCAAGGAAAGAGCAAGAGGTTGATATAGGCAAAGATGACCCTGCCCTGGGTCAGTAAGCGCTCAAAAGCCGTGTATCCGCGAACAGGAGATATGGCGGTTAGGAGATTGATGGGGCTGTAGTGATACACAAGATATACGGTCGTCAGCAGTCCGGTCAGACCTGTCACGACATAGAGGGAAGATCTTTTCAGCCACGCCAAGTCCAGGTCCTGAAAAAAGAGCCACTCATATGCAAATATCAAGACAGGCATAGTGAATCCGATCTCTTTGGATGCGATGGAGAACAACCAGAATAGGGCAGCAAACGCAAAAAGACTCACGCGGGCAAAACCTTTTGTGCTCTGTCGGCCATATACATAAAAGAGGAATGAACATAAGAAAAACAGGGTCGCCATACTGGTCATGCGCTGAACGATGTAGGTGACTGACTGAATCTGCACGGGATTGACAAACCAAAGGAGGCTGGCCACGGCTGCAATATGCATGGGGCGCTGGCATCTGTGACGGAGAGGCGCCAGGGTGATCGTCTTGAACAAAAAGAGGTAGAGGAGGATACCGTTTATCACATGGATGGCAATATTGACCAAATGATACCCTGGCAGGCCAAGGCCATGCAGATAGTAGTTCAGGGTAAAACTGAGGTTGGCCAACGGCCTGTAGCGGGCAAAACCGCTAAATGACGCGCTGACAAGCTCAGTGAGGGATAATGATTTTATGGCGTACAGGCTATCCTTTACGTTGATGAAATCATCCATGTAGAAAGGGACCTTTAAGGTATGGCCATAGATGAGCACACCAAAGAGTGTGATAATCAGGAACACCAAGATGTGTGCGGAAAGAGCCGGGCTGGAAAGGGGGGGGCTTTCTTCTGACATGGCCGTGACGCCCGTGTCCCAAACAAAATTCTAGAGTGAAGTCATAGGCCTGCTGGCCTTGTAAAAAAGCGAAAAGGAGATAAGCCTTTCATGCTATGCGGCCTATCTCCTTTTCAAATAGAATACCTGATAGCTCTAATTATGGCTGATCGCGCCGTCGTAGGCAACCGAATATGTCCTGTCTCCTGAATTGTGATAAGAGGTTGCGTTGAAGCTATCCTGGGTGCCGCCGCCCCCAACGGTCGTGATGACGCCCGATGATGGCCGGAAACCATAATCATACAGTTCGTCGCCGGCGGCATCATGAAAGATAGCCTGAATAGTGGAAGTTGGGTGATCAGTGAAGTATGCCTGGGATGCTGTGTAAAGGTTTTTTATATCAGCGTTAGCTGATGTGTTGTAAGATCGTTTTCGATAGCTGATAAAGTTCGGAATAGCGATCGCTGCCAGGATGCCGATAATGGCAATAACGATCATCAACTCAATCAGGGTAAAACCTTCTTGATTCTTTTTGGTAAGTTTTTGAAGCATTTCTCATACCTCCTTTAATAGAATCGCTATGCGATTCTATGTAACGCGGCTTGGCCGCTTAAAAATTGAAATCCATCTAAAATGACTCGTAAAATCCAAAGATTCTATTTGTTGCCATCCTGATTTTTCGCTCACCTCCCTTCGGTCTTAGATAAGTTGTTGTTTGTCAATGATTACGAAAAAAATTGTTTCATGCCATAAATTCTTTCCAAATAGGCTGCATACGGGAGATAGCAAAAACCGTACCTGACTCGCCAAAAAGAATAAAATATCTTTTAACTAATTGATAATATATAATATCGCCAGGGAATTAACCAGACTGAAAAAAATCTGAGCCAAGAAGCCGCTTACAAAAATTGTCAATAACCTGACAAGCTTTGTACGTCCTATTCAAGCCCGAGCTTCTCGATTCGATAACGCAAAGATCGGAAGCTGATTCCCAGAATCTCTGCGGCCTTTTGTTTGACACCTCCTGAGTCCTCCAGGGCCTTGAGCAAATATCCCCGTTCCACATCAGCCAGCACAGCGTCCAAATCAAAGTCAGACGCCGGTATTTCAAAGGTAAAGGGCTTGTCCTTTTCTCCGCTTTTTTGGGCCCGCTTGTATGTCGAAAGGGCAAGGCTTTCAGGGAGAATGATGTTGGTAGTAGCCATGGCGACACTTCGCTCGATCATGTTTTCAAGTTCCCTGATATTTCCCGGAAAATCATACCGTGAGAGCATGTCAAGGGCGTACGATGAGAGCTTGTGGATTGATTTGCCCATATTCTTGGTATATTTTTCCAGAAAATGCTGGGCCAGCGCGGGCAGATCCTCCATCCTTTCTCTTAGAGGAGGAGTGTCAATGTGAATCACGTTTAACCGGTAGAAGAGGTCCTCTCTGAAATTTCCGGCAATGACCTCGTCTTCGAGGTTTTTGTTGGTTGCCGATAATATTCTGATGTCCACTTCAACATCTTGGGTCTCTCCCACGGGTTTGAAGGCCTTTTCCTGGACAACCCTGAGGAGCTTGACCTGAACAGCAGGGGTAAGTTCGGCGATCTCGTCAAGGAAGACCGTGCCGCTGTTGCCAGCTTCAAAAAGCCCTTTTTTCTGGTCAATCGCCCCCGTGAAGGCCCCTTTTCGATGGCCGAACAGCTCGCTTTCCATCAACGTGTCAGGGATGCCGGCGCAGTGAATGACTGTGAAAGGTTTGTCCTTTCTGTGGCTGTTTTCATGGATGGCTTGTGCAATCAATTCCTTGCCCGTTCCGCTTTCTCCTGTAATCAGTACGTTGGTTTGGGCATCAGCCACCTGCTTAATGGTATTGTAGATCTTTATCAAGGCTGGGCTGTTGCCTACAATGCGCCCAAAGTGGCGTTTCTCTTTGAGTTCAGCATCCAGGATTGTCTTTTCCTGTTCAAGGGTTTTCCTGTTCAAGGCGTTCCTGATTGT is part of the Deltaproteobacteria bacterium genome and encodes:
- a CDS encoding tetratricopeptide repeat protein — its product is MSEESPPLSSPALSAHILVFLIITLFGVLIYGHTLKVPFYMDDFINVKDSLYAIKSLSLTELVSASFSGFARYRPLANLSFTLNYYLHGLGLPGYHLVNIAIHVINGILLYLFLFKTITLAPLRHRCQRPMHIAAVASLLWFVNPVQIQSVTYIVQRMTSMATLFFLCSFLFYVYGRQSTKGFARVSLFAFAALFWLFSIASKEIGFTMPVLIFAYEWLFFQDLDLAWLKRSSLYVVTGLTGLLTTVYLVYHYSPINLLTAISPVRGYTAFERLLTQGRVIFAYINLLLFPCPARLNLNHDVSVSHSLFSPFTTFVSFAGLLALLVGAIVMAKRHRLVAFCVIWFFANMAIESLAASIEPMFEHRVYLPSMLFFLPLAWVGFMSFSKPKIVVAAMTVLMVVFSFWTYERNMLWNDPVAFWEDAARKSPNHYRPHFNLGNSYLHGKSYDRAIFAFQKALTLTPPYPTEIYTNMGMVYLETGQHDLALQSLNRAVTLNPNNYIAHDLLATLSKKDENHAAALKHYQAAIRINPNFAASYHNLGLLYMDMGKSESAVSALQQAIILRPKSTGAYSSLGLAWARQKRYDLAIPALQKAIGIDGENQEAMFNLATAYSMIGQFEMAVQTYKSLLEIDQKDVEAMHNLGMIYLKHLKNMQQAGFYFKKALAADPDYDQAATVRDILSKIQVSNSQ
- a CDS encoding prepilin-type N-terminal cleavage/methylation domain-containing protein, whose amino-acid sequence is MLQKLTKKNQEGFTLIELMIVIAIIGILAAIAIPNFISYRKRSYNTSANADIKNLYTASQAYFTDHPTSTIQAIFHDAAGDELYDYGFRPSSGVITTVGGGGTQDSFNATSYHNSGDRTYSVAYDGAISHN
- a CDS encoding sigma-54-dependent Fis family transcriptional regulator; translation: MTNTMPNLLVVDDELSMREMLEVMLTSEGYNVECAEDGSKAIRMLEKKNYDLIMCDIRMGPVGGLTVLREAKKRWPETVVIMISAFATTETAVEAMNQGAYDYIPKPFNVDEVKHTIRNALNRKTLEQEKTILDAELKEKRHFGRIVGNSPALIKIYNTIKQVADAQTNVLITGESGTGKELIAQAIHENSHRKDKPFTVIHCAGIPDTLMESELFGHRKGAFTGAIDQKKGLFEAGNSGTVFLDEIAELTPAVQVKLLRVVQEKAFKPVGETQDVEVDIRILSATNKNLEDEVIAGNFREDLFYRLNVIHIDTPPLRERMEDLPALAQHFLEKYTKNMGKSIHKLSSYALDMLSRYDFPGNIRELENMIERSVAMATTNIILPESLALSTYKRAQKSGEKDKPFTFEIPASDFDLDAVLADVERGYLLKALEDSGGVKQKAAEILGISFRSLRYRIEKLGLE